From Lathamus discolor isolate bLatDis1 chromosome 15, bLatDis1.hap1, whole genome shotgun sequence, a single genomic window includes:
- the BARHL1 gene encoding barH-like 1 homeobox protein, whose translation MEGSTGFAIDSILSHRAGSPAVPKGDPLVGDGRSPLELSPRSEGSSGCPSPRSPGRECLEAAVPRQGLDALLQPGQVSAPSQSRTVTSSFLIRDILADCKPLAACAPYSSTNGPHGGQEPAGRVPTKPGEDFREKMEKNTSSSSSDSEYKVKEEGDREISSSRDSPPVRLKKPRKARTAFTDHQLAQLERSFERQKYLSVQDRMELAASLNLTDTQVKTWYQNRRTKWKRQTAVGLELLAEAGNYSALQRMFPSPYFYPQSLVSNLDPGAALYLYRGPSAPPPALQRPLVPRILIHGLQGGSEPPPPLPPLPGVLPRAAQPR comes from the exons ATGGAGGGCTCCACCGGGTTTGCGATCGATTCCATCCTCTCCCACCGAGCCGGCAGCCCGGCCGTGCCCAAGGGGGACCCGCTGGTGGGCGACGGCCGGTCCCCGCTAGAGCTGAGCCCCCGCTCGGAGGGCAGCAGCGGGTGCCCCTCGCCCCGCTCGCCGGGCCGCGAGTGCCTGGAGGCGGCGGTGCCGCGGCAGGGCCTGGATGCGCTCCTCCAGCCGGGGCAGGTCTCGGCCCCCTCCCAGTCCCGGACCGTCACCTCCTCCTTCCTCATCCGAGACATCCTGGCCGACTGCAAGCCCCTGGCCGCCTGCGCGCCTTACTCCAGCACCAATGGACCTCACGGCGGGCAGGAGCCGGCGGGCAGGGTCCCCACCAAGCCCGGCGAGGACTTTCgggagaaaatggagaaaaacaccagcagctcctcctcgGACTCCGAGTACAAAG TGAAAGAAGAAGGGGACCGAGAGATCTCCAGCTCCCGGGACAGCCCCCCGGTGCGGCTGAAAAAGCCGCGCAAAGCCCGCACCGCCTTCACCGACCATCAGCTGGCCCAGCTGGAGCGCAGCTTCGAGCGGCAGAAGTACCTGAGCGTGCAGGACAGGATGGAGCTGGCCGCCTCCCTCAACCTCACCGACACGCAGGTGAAAACCTGGTACCAGAACAGAAG GACCAAGTGGAAAAGGCAGACGGCGGTgggcctggagctgctggccGAGGCTGGCAACTACTCTGCTCTCCAGAGGATGTTCCCCTCGCCCTACTTCTACCCGCAGAGTCTGGTCTCCAACCTGGACCCCGGCGCCGCTCTCTACCTGTACCGCGGACCCAGCGCGCCGCCCCCCGCCCTACAGAGACCCTTGGTGCCCCGCATCCTCATCCACGGACTGCAGGGCGGCAGCGAGCCCCCGCCGCCCCTGCCCCCGCTGCCCGGCGTCCTGCCCCGGGCCGCGCAGCCCCGGTGA